One Bos indicus x Bos taurus breed Angus x Brahman F1 hybrid chromosome 6, Bos_hybrid_MaternalHap_v2.0, whole genome shotgun sequence genomic window carries:
- the MAD2L1 gene encoding mitotic spindle assembly checkpoint protein MAD2A isoform X2, whose product MALQLSREQGITLRGSAEIVAEFFSFGINSILYQRGIYPSETFTRVQKYGLTLLVTTDPELIKYLNNVVDQLKEWLYKCSVQKLVVVISNIESGEVLERWQFDIECDKTAKDDSAPREKSQKAIQDEIRSVIRQITATVTFLPLLEVSYKDLVVPEKWEESGPQFITNSEEVRLRSFTTTIHKVNSMVAYKIPVND is encoded by the exons ATGGCGCTGCAACTCTCCCGGGAGCAAGGCATCACCTTGCGCGGGAGCGCCGAGATCGTGGCCGAGTTCTTCT CATTTGGCATCAACAGTATTTTATATCAGCGTGGCATATATCCATCGGAAACCTTTACTCGGGTGCAGAAATATGGACTCACCTTGCTTGTAACTACTGATCCTGAGCTCATAAAATACCTAAATAATGTGGTGGATCAACTAAAAG AATGGTTATACAAGTGTTCAGTTCAGAAACTGGTGGTAGTCATCTCAAATATTGAAAGTGGAGAGGTCCTTGAAAGATGGCAGTTTGATATTGAGTGTGACAAGACTGCAAAAGATGACAG TGCACCCAGAGAAAAGTCTCAGAAAGCTATCCAAGATGAAATCCGTTCAGTGATCAGACAGATCACAGCTACAGTAACATTTCTGCCACTGTTGGAAGTTTCTT ACAAAGATCTGGTTGTACCTGAAAAATGGGAAGAGTCGGGACCACAGTTCATTACCAATTCTGAGGAAGTTCGTCTTCGTTCATTTACTACCACAATTCACAAAGTAAATAGCATGGTAGCCTACAAAATTCCTGTcaatgactga
- the MAD2L1 gene encoding mitotic spindle assembly checkpoint protein MAD2A isoform X1 — translation MALQLSREQGITLRGSAEIVAEFFSFGINSILYQRGIYPSETFTRVQKYGLTLLVTTDPELIKYLNNVVDQLKEWLYKCSVQKLVVVISNIESGEVLERWQFDIECDKTAKDDSAPREKSQKAIQDEIRSVIRQITATVTFLPLLEVSCSFDLLIYTDKDLVVPEKWEESGPQFITNSEEVRLRSFTTTIHKVNSMVAYKIPVND, via the exons ATGGCGCTGCAACTCTCCCGGGAGCAAGGCATCACCTTGCGCGGGAGCGCCGAGATCGTGGCCGAGTTCTTCT CATTTGGCATCAACAGTATTTTATATCAGCGTGGCATATATCCATCGGAAACCTTTACTCGGGTGCAGAAATATGGACTCACCTTGCTTGTAACTACTGATCCTGAGCTCATAAAATACCTAAATAATGTGGTGGATCAACTAAAAG AATGGTTATACAAGTGTTCAGTTCAGAAACTGGTGGTAGTCATCTCAAATATTGAAAGTGGAGAGGTCCTTGAAAGATGGCAGTTTGATATTGAGTGTGACAAGACTGCAAAAGATGACAG TGCACCCAGAGAAAAGTCTCAGAAAGCTATCCAAGATGAAATCCGTTCAGTGATCAGACAGATCACAGCTACAGTAACATTTCTGCCACTGTTGGAAGTTTCTT GTTCATTTGATCTGCTCATTTATACAGACAAAGATCTGGTTGTACCTGAAAAATGGGAAGAGTCGGGACCACAGTTCATTACCAATTCTGAGGAAGTTCGTCTTCGTTCATTTACTACCACAATTCACAAAGTAAATAGCATGGTAGCCTACAAAATTCCTGTcaatgactga